The Diprion similis isolate iyDipSimi1 chromosome 11, iyDipSimi1.1, whole genome shotgun sequence genome includes a region encoding these proteins:
- the LOC124412531 gene encoding elongation of very long chain fatty acids protein 4-like, with amino-acid sequence MAGLLNSTTNLFHDAYDYYLWTLSLADDRTRGWMLVDSPAPTLLYTVLYLGIVWAGPKIMRSRRAFKLTWALVPYNLAMACLNAYIAIELFVASTRLRYSYVCQPIRHITRPDEIQIANAVWWYYFSKLLEFCDTFFFILRKKDNQLSFLHVYHHSTMFSLWWIGIKWVPSGSTFLPAMVNSFIHVLMYSYYGLAALGPSIAKFLWWKKYLTILQLIQFTAALVLGINGIRSGCDFPLWMQYALVLYMVSFIVLFGNFYAKAYIAKGKRAYAAKMAANGKAVQEKLAVETSTSAESIANGKLQRNGYKNGYANGTTKKLQ; translated from the exons ATGGCAGGCCTGCTAAACTCGACAACGAATTTATTTCACGACGCTTATGACTACTATCTGTGGACGCTTTCGCTGGCAG ATGACAGAACGCGAGGATGGATGCTGGTCGATTCGCCAGCGCCGACGCTGCTCTACACCGTGTTGTACCTTGGAATAGTTTGGGCTGGACCAAAGATCATGCGGAGCAGACGAGCCTTCAAGCTCACCTGGGCCCTCGTTCCCTACAACTTGGCGATGGCCTGCCTCAACGCTTACATCGCCATAGAA TTATTCGTGGCCTCGACCAGGTTACGGTATAGTTACGTGTGCCAGCCGATCAGACACATCACTAGGCCAGATGAAATTCAG ATTGCGAACGCGGTTTGGTGGTACTACTTCAGCAAGCTACTCGAGTTCTGCGATACGTTCTTCTTCATTCTTAGAAAGAAGGATAATCAGCTCAGCTTTCTTCACGTTTATCATCATTCCACCATGTTCTCCTTGTGGTGGATTGGGATCAAGTGGGTGCCGAGTGGGTCCA CATTCCTTCCGGCAATGGTGAACAGCTTCATTCACGTCCTGATGTATTCCTATTACGGACTTGCCGCTCTCGGTCCGTCGATAGCGAAATTTTTGTGGTGGAAGAAGTACCTCACGATCCTGCAATTGATCCAGTTCACGGCAGCCCTGGTCCTTGGTATAAATGGGATTCGTTCAGGGTGCGATTTCCCGCTGTGGATGCAGTACGCTTTGGTGTTGTACATGGTCTCGTTCATAGTGCTCTTTGGAAACTTCTACGCGAAGGCCTACATAGCCAAG GGCAAACGAGCCTATGCTGCTAAGATGGCGGCCAACGGTAAAGCGGTGCAGGAAAAATTAGCCGTGGAAACTTCGACGTCTGCGGAGAGCATAGCAAACGGTAAATTACAGAGGAACGGGTACAAGAACGGTTACGCAAATGGAACGACGAAAAAACTACAGTGA
- the LOC124412527 gene encoding glycine receptor subunit alpha-4 isoform X1 → MMQLHFIHYTQLVVFVLLIDANSLRGCDLRISQHFDQPQDKMKSNLQSDLLFYLCLVSLPKSLDCTSLFNADAKKNYSIRPRVVLPEHYVKEIRPPSKKGTPVIVDFNVHVVDINSINVEDMDFRVDMFVRQSWTESRLHMPDDIFEEGDDYVTLPPEFFDNLWQPDPYFLNSKVAEIATLTHKFSSVTLYRNKTVIYAARMHAIIACQMEFQLYPMDIQVCPIHIESFSYNNQKLRLRWGEGGVTVNPELKLLQYNIGKPLQLEESTGYMLEKNGNFSRLVVYFRFERQIGHHLIQTFAPSTLVVMLSWFSFWLGLDAIPGRVALLVTSMLTLVTMFTGLKSDIPPVAYVKALDLWMAGCMVFVFAALGEFVVVKVLDLRYQVEIDTQASNLPRVLPTKVGAMEKTPYMTAWDCETAYAPQPRQKRAGSRRLLQTSWIDHELGVAFGKTQWNHIDRKSRIVFPALFLLFVVLYWPILLLKKAS, encoded by the exons ATGATGCAGCTGCACTTCATACACTACACGCAACTCGTTGTTTTCGTTTT ATTAATCGACGCTAATTCGTTGCGAGGATGCGACCTTAGGATCTCACAGCATTTCGATCAGCCGCAAGATAAGATGAAGTCCAACCTTCAGAGTGACTTACTATTTTATTTGTGTCTTGTGTCACTCCCAAAATCGCTTGACTGCACaag ttTGTTCAATGCGGATGCTAAGAAAAACTACTCCATACGCCCCAGAGTCGTTCTACCTGAGCATTATGTGAAAG AAATTAGACCACCGTCGAAAAAAGGGACCCCGGTAATCGTGGACTTTAACGTTCACGTTGTCGACATAAATTCCATCAACGTCGAGGACATGGACTTCCG GGTCGACATGTTCGTTCGCCAAAGCTGGACGGAATCGCGACTTCACATGCCCGACGACATCTTCGAGGAAGGTGACGACTACGTCACCCTGCCCCCAGAGTTTTTCGACAACCTCTGGCAGCCGGATCCGTACTTCTTGAACTCAAAAGTTGCCG AAATTGCAACACTGACGCATAAGTTCTCTTCCGTAACGCTGTACAGGAACAAGACGGTTATTTACGCGGCTCGAATGCACGCGATCATAGCTTGCCAGATGGAATTTCAGCTGTACCCAATGGACATTCAAGTTTGCCCAATCCACATCGAGAGTT TTTCCTACAATAACCAGAAACTGCGTCTACGATGGGGTGAGGGTGGAGTCACGGTGAATCCCGAGCTGAAACTGCTTCAGTACAACATCGGCAAGCCGTTGCAGCTCGAAGAGTCGACTGGATACATGCTGGAGAAAAATG GCAATTTTTCGCGACTGGTAGTTTACTTCCGGTTCGAAAGGCAGATCGGGCATCACTTGATCCAGACTTTCGCACCTTCGACTCTGGTTGTGATGCTTTCGTGGTTCAGCTTCTGGCTCGGACTGGACGCGATTCCTGGCCGGGTAGCTCTGCTCGTTACGAGCATGCTGACCCTCGTCACGATGTTCACAGGTCTCAAGAGCGATATACCGCCTGTTGCCTACGTCAAG GCGCTGGATCTCTGGATGGCTGGTTGCATGGTATTCGTGTTCGCCGCCCTGGGAGAATTCGTGGTCGTCAAGGTCCTCGATCTCCGTTATCAAGTTGAGATCGATACCCAGGCGTCGAATCTTCCTCGTGTACTGCCGACG AAAGTAGGAGCGATGGAGAAAACACCTTACATGACTGCCTGGGACTGCGAAACAGCGTACGCTCCACAGCCGAGACAAAAACGCGCAGGTAGTCGGCGTCTTTTGCAGACATCATGGATTGACCACGAGCTGGGTGTTGCCTTTGGCAAAACACAGTGGAACCATATCGATCGTAAAAGTCGCATTGTTTTCCCGGCCCTATTTCTCCTCTTTGTCGTGCTCTACTGGCCAATTCTTCTTCTAAAAAAAGCCTCTTAA
- the LOC124412527 gene encoding glycine receptor subunit alpha-4 isoform X2, whose protein sequence is MMQLHFIHYTQLVVFVFLFNADAKKNYSIRPRVVLPEHYVKEIRPPSKKGTPVIVDFNVHVVDINSINVEDMDFRVDMFVRQSWTESRLHMPDDIFEEGDDYVTLPPEFFDNLWQPDPYFLNSKVAEIATLTHKFSSVTLYRNKTVIYAARMHAIIACQMEFQLYPMDIQVCPIHIESFSYNNQKLRLRWGEGGVTVNPELKLLQYNIGKPLQLEESTGYMLEKNGNFSRLVVYFRFERQIGHHLIQTFAPSTLVVMLSWFSFWLGLDAIPGRVALLVTSMLTLVTMFTGLKSDIPPVAYVKALDLWMAGCMVFVFAALGEFVVVKVLDLRYQVEIDTQASNLPRVLPTKVGAMEKTPYMTAWDCETAYAPQPRQKRAGSRRLLQTSWIDHELGVAFGKTQWNHIDRKSRIVFPALFLLFVVLYWPILLLKKAS, encoded by the exons ATGATGCAGCTGCACTTCATACACTACACGCAACTCGTTGTTTTCGTTTT ttTGTTCAATGCGGATGCTAAGAAAAACTACTCCATACGCCCCAGAGTCGTTCTACCTGAGCATTATGTGAAAG AAATTAGACCACCGTCGAAAAAAGGGACCCCGGTAATCGTGGACTTTAACGTTCACGTTGTCGACATAAATTCCATCAACGTCGAGGACATGGACTTCCG GGTCGACATGTTCGTTCGCCAAAGCTGGACGGAATCGCGACTTCACATGCCCGACGACATCTTCGAGGAAGGTGACGACTACGTCACCCTGCCCCCAGAGTTTTTCGACAACCTCTGGCAGCCGGATCCGTACTTCTTGAACTCAAAAGTTGCCG AAATTGCAACACTGACGCATAAGTTCTCTTCCGTAACGCTGTACAGGAACAAGACGGTTATTTACGCGGCTCGAATGCACGCGATCATAGCTTGCCAGATGGAATTTCAGCTGTACCCAATGGACATTCAAGTTTGCCCAATCCACATCGAGAGTT TTTCCTACAATAACCAGAAACTGCGTCTACGATGGGGTGAGGGTGGAGTCACGGTGAATCCCGAGCTGAAACTGCTTCAGTACAACATCGGCAAGCCGTTGCAGCTCGAAGAGTCGACTGGATACATGCTGGAGAAAAATG GCAATTTTTCGCGACTGGTAGTTTACTTCCGGTTCGAAAGGCAGATCGGGCATCACTTGATCCAGACTTTCGCACCTTCGACTCTGGTTGTGATGCTTTCGTGGTTCAGCTTCTGGCTCGGACTGGACGCGATTCCTGGCCGGGTAGCTCTGCTCGTTACGAGCATGCTGACCCTCGTCACGATGTTCACAGGTCTCAAGAGCGATATACCGCCTGTTGCCTACGTCAAG GCGCTGGATCTCTGGATGGCTGGTTGCATGGTATTCGTGTTCGCCGCCCTGGGAGAATTCGTGGTCGTCAAGGTCCTCGATCTCCGTTATCAAGTTGAGATCGATACCCAGGCGTCGAATCTTCCTCGTGTACTGCCGACG AAAGTAGGAGCGATGGAGAAAACACCTTACATGACTGCCTGGGACTGCGAAACAGCGTACGCTCCACAGCCGAGACAAAAACGCGCAGGTAGTCGGCGTCTTTTGCAGACATCATGGATTGACCACGAGCTGGGTGTTGCCTTTGGCAAAACACAGTGGAACCATATCGATCGTAAAAGTCGCATTGTTTTCCCGGCCCTATTTCTCCTCTTTGTCGTGCTCTACTGGCCAATTCTTCTTCTAAAAAAAGCCTCTTAA